Below is a genomic region from Leptospira yasudae.
TCATCATTCGCGAAGACGTCACGATCGCGCGATTGGAAATTCCGCTGACTCCCGATTTTCAGAGCATACGGAAACTCGATCATAAGAATTAAATGCGACAACTTCCCCTTTCCGTTTGTATCATAACACTCAACGAAGAAGACAATTTAGAACGTTGTCTAAAACCACTCGATTTCGTTTCGGAAATCATCGTGGTCGATTCCGGTTCCAAAGACAAGACCGTGGAGATCGCCAAAAAGTATAAGGCTAAAGTTCACAAAAGAAAATTCGACGATTACGTATCGCAAAAAAACTTCGCGCTATCGTTGGTCAAAAACGAATGGGTTCTCACCTTGGATGCGGACGAAGAAGTTTCACCCGATCTCAGGGAAGAAATCCTTACTTTATTTGCAAACGGACTTCCGAGCGAAGACGGTTATTCGACGCCCCGATTGACTTGGTATTTGGGAAAATGGATTCGTCACGGCGGATGGTATCCGAATCGACGCATCCGCTTGTTTCAAAAATCCAAGGGAAAATTCGGCGGCGGACTTGTCCACGAGACGGTTCAAGTTTCCGGAATATGCAAGAAACTGAATTCTCCGGTATATCATTA
It encodes:
- a CDS encoding glycosyltransferase family 2 protein; its protein translation is MRQLPLSVCIITLNEEDNLERCLKPLDFVSEIIVVDSGSKDKTVEIAKKYKAKVHKRKFDDYVSQKNFALSLVKNEWVLTLDADEEVSPDLREEILTLFANGLPSEDGYSTPRLTWYLGKWIRHGGWYPNRRIRLFQKSKGKFGGGLVHETVQVSGICKKLNSPVYHYSYKNIGDHIRYINSYSELGAQEKFRAGKTSGLFHAFLEGFYKAFWMYVIRFGFLDGKQGFVLALFGFYYNFLKYIKLYELNLKNRKSD